In the genome of Streptomyces sp. Q6, the window CCCGTTCGCTGTCCGGGTCGTCGACGTCCCGGTCGGTGTCCGTGCGCAGCTCCGGCTCGTCCGCGGGCAGTTCGGGGCGGGCGCGGCTCGGCGTGGGCCTGGTCAAGGTGCCGGACGTGCCGCGCCCCGACCCGCGCGTGATGGTGCAGGACAACCCCGAGGTCCCCGAGCGGAAGCGATTCTGCTCGCGCTCCGACTGCGGCGCCCCGGTGGGCCGCGCGCGCGGCGACCGGCCCGGCCGCACCGAGGGGTTCTGCACCAAGTGCGGGCACCCGTACTCCTTCGTGCCGAAGCTGGGCGCGGGCGACATCGTGCACGGCCAGTACGAGGTCGTGGGCTGTCTGGCGCACGGCGGGCTCGGCTGGGTCTACCTCGCCATCGACCGCGCGGTCTCCGACCGCTGGGTGGTCCTCAAGGGCCTGCTCGACACCGGCGACCAGGACGCGATGGCTGCGGCGATCTCGGAGCGCCGCTTCCTCGCCGAGATCGAGCACAGCAACATCGTGCGGATCTACAACTTCGTCGAGCACCTGGACCAGCGCACCGGTTCCATGGACGGCTACATCGTCATGGAGTACGTCGGCGGCAAGTCCCTCAAGGAGATCGCCAACGAGCGGCGCACGCCCGACGGCAAGCGGGACCCGCTCGCCGTCGAGCAGGCGTGCGCGTACGGCATCGAGGCGCTGGAGGCGCTCGGTCACCTGCACAGCCGCAACCTCCTGTACTGCGACTTCAAGGTCGACAACGCGATCCAGACCGAGGACCAGCTCAAGCTCATCGACATGGGCGCGGTCCGCAGGATGGACGACGACGAGTCAGCGATCTACGGCACCGTCGGCTACCAGGCGCCGGAGGTCGCCGAGGTCGGCCCGTCCATCGCCTCCGACCTGTACACCGTCGCCCGCACCCTCGCGGTCCTCACCTTCGACTTCCAGGGCTACACGAACGTGTTCGTGGACTCCCTGCCCGACCCCGACAACATCGAGGTCTTCCGCCGCTACGAGTCGTTCTACCGGCTCCTGGTGCGCGCCACCGACCCGGACCCGGCCCGCCGCTTCGCCTCCGCGCAGGAGATGGCCGAGCAGCTGACGGGCGTCCTGCGCGAGGTCGTCGCGCTCCAGACGAACCGGCCCCGGCCCGCCCTGTCCACCCTGTTCGGGCCCGAGGTCAAGGTCACCGACACGGAGTTGTTCGGCCGGTTCGACGGGGCCGTGTCGCGGCTCGGGGTGCGGCAGGTGCCGGTGCGGCGCAAGGCGGCGCGGACGGCCGTCGGCGCGGCGCCCGAGCAGCCCGCCCTGCCGCCGTCGCCCGTCTCGCTCGTCAAGGTCCTGAACGCGCCGGCCACCGCGCTCGCGCTGCCGGTGCCCCGCGTCGACCCGGCCGATCCCAACGCCGGGTTCCTCGCGGGCTTGATGGCGTCGGCGCCCGCCGAGCTGATCTCGGCGCTGCACGCGGCGCCCACCGGCTCCCTGGAGCTGCGCCTGCGCGAACTGCGGGCCCGCCTGGAGATGGGCGAACTCGACTCCGCCGTACGGGGGTTGGCGGCGCTGGAGGCCGACCACCCGGACGACTGGCGGGTGGTCTGGTACCGGGGCGTCGCGGCGCTCGCGACCGGCGACCACGCGAGCGCGGCGCTCTCCTTCGACGCGATCTACGACGCGTTCCCGGGCGAGCCCGCGCCGAAGCTGGCGCTCGGTGTCTGCGCGGAGGTGCTCGGTCAACTCGACAACGCGGCCGAGTATTACCGCCTCGTGTGGTCCACCGACCCCAGTTACGTCAGTGCGGCCTTCGGCCTCGCGCGCGTCCAGCTGGCCGCCGGGGACCGGGGCGGCGCGGTGCGCACCCTGGAGTCGGTGCCGGAGTCCTCGATCCACTACACGGCCGCCCGCGTCGCCTCCGTACGGGCGCGACTGCGGGGCCGTATGTCGGAGAGCCTGAACGGCGATCCGCTCCTGAACGACCTGACGGCCGCCGCCGGACAGGTCGAGGCGCTCGACGCGTTCGGCCTCGACGCGGTGCGCCGCGAACTGTTGTCCACCGAGGTCCTCGGGACGGCGCTCGACTGGGTACTCTCCGGTAGGCAGGGTTCCGGTCAGCCCCAGGGCCCCGTGCGCACGGTGGTACTCGGCAATGACCTGGACGAGCGCGGACTGCGTCTCGGCCTGGAGCGCTCGTACCGGACACTGGCCAGGCTCGCTCAGCGCGGCGAGGAGAGGATCGAACTGGTGGAGCGGGCCAACCGCTACCGCCCCCGGACGTGGGTGTGAGTTGATGTCGCAGAAGCAACAGCTGGCCGCTTGCCCCAGTTGCGAGGAGCCGCTCGACGAGAGCGACCGCTTCTGCGGGGCCTGCGGATACGACCTGTCGTCGGTGCCTCCCGTGCCGGACGACCAGCCGACGCTGACCATGGGCGCACCCGCTGTGCCCGAGGCGCCCGAGGCGGAGCCCGCCTCCGTGGAGTGGCCGGCCGCACCGGAGCTGGACAGTTCGGACACCCCGGCGCCGGTGCACCTGCCCACGGACCTGGAGGGCACGGACTCCGGCGGGTCCGAACTGCCCGCCGCCGTACGGTTCGACGACCCGGTCCCGGCCCCCTCGGCCGCCGCCGCCCCCTCGCCCTCTCCCACCCCTTCCGCTTCTCCCACCTCTCCCGCCTCTCCCGTCTCCTCGGCCGACGAGTTCCCGCTCGCCGCGCCCGATCCGCGGACCGCGTCACCGGAGGAGATCGAGGCCGCGACGCCGCCGTCCGGCACCAAGATGTGCGTGGCGTGCCGCGCGGGCCAGGTCGACGCGGACGGCTACTGCGAGAACTGCGGGCACGCGCAGCCGCGCGAACGCGACCACATGGAGCAGGAGTTGGACGCCGTCGCGGCGGTCAGCGACCGCGGCCTGCGCCACCACCGCAACGAGGACGCGTTCGCGATCTCGTCGGCCGCGCTGCCCGACGGCTCGGCGGCCGTCGTCGCCGTCGTCTGCGACGGGGTGTCGTCGGCGACCCGGCCCGACGACGCGTCGCTCGCGGCGTCCCGCGCGGCCAACGAGTCGCTGCACGAGTCGCTGCCGCGCGGCACGCACCCGCAGCAGGCCATGCACGAGGCGATCGTGGCCGCCGCCGAGGCGGTCAACGCGCTGGCGCACGAGCCCGCGACGGCCCGGGAGCACCAGCCGCACCAGAACGCCCCGGCGTGCACGTTCGTCGGCTCGATCATCACCAAGGAACTGCTGATCGTCGGCTGGGTCGGTGACTCGCGCGCCTACTGGGTGCCCGACGACCGCTCCTCCCCCGCCGCCCGGCTCACCGAGGACGACTCGTGGGCCGCGCAGATGGTCGCGGCGGGCCTGATGAACGAGGCGGAGGCGTACGCGGACGAGCGGGCCCACGCGATCACCGGCTGGCTGGGCGCGGACGCGTACGAACTGGAGCCGCACACCGCGTCGTTCAAGCCGGACCGGCCCGGCGTGGTGATCGTGTGCACCGACGGGCTGTGGAACTACGCGGAGGGTGCCGGGGAGATGGCCCGGGTCGTCCCGGCCGACGCGGCCGCGCGCCCGCTGCACAGCGCCCAGGTTCTGGTGGGCCACGCCCTGGACGGCGGGGGCCACGACAACGTAACAGTGGCAGTGCTGCCGTTCCCGGTCCCGCCCGCGGGGGCAGGATCGGCCTAGGCCGGAACCGGCCGCAGCACGTACCGCGAATGGTCTTGTTCAGGGGGGACTTGTCACCATGGCCAATTTCTCGAAGTCGAACGTTCCGCAGTTCTCGGTGGAGGTCTACCAGAACGAGTACCTGCCGGACGGCGGTCGCGAGGTCAACGCGATCGTCACCGTGACGTCCACCGGCGGCACGGTCGGGGGCGCCGTCGCGGCCCCGCAGTTGTTCGGCGCCGGCGGCGGTGCGGACGCGGCGGTCGCGCTGATGGTCGACTGTTCGGGCTCGATGGACTATCCGGCGACCAAGATGCGGGGGGCGCGCGAGGCCTCGGCCGCCGCGATCGACACCCTGCGCGACGGGGTGCACTTCGCGGTGATCGCGGGCACGCACGTCGCCAAGGAGGTCTACCCCGGCGGCGGCCGCCTCGCCGTCGCCGATCCGGCCACCCGCGGTCAGGCCAAGCAGGCGCTGCGCAAGCTGTCCGCGGGCGGCGGCACGGCGATCGGCACCTGGCTGCGGCTCGCCGACCGCCTCCTGTCCTCCGCGGACGTCTCCATACGGCACGGGATCCTGCTCACCGACGGGCGCAACGAACACGAGTCGCCGCAGGACCTGCGGGCCACGCTCGACGCGTGCGCGGGCCGCTTCACCTGTGACGCCCGCGGTGTGGGTACGGACTGGGAGGTGAAGGAGGTCACGGGCATCGCCTCCGCCCTGCTCGGCACCGCCGACATCGTCGCCGACCCGGCGCACCTCGCCGAGGACTTCACGCAGATGATGGAGACGGCGATGGGCAAGGAGGTCGCGGACGTGGCGCTGCGCCTGTGGACCCCGCTCGGCTCCGAGATCAAGTTCGTCAAGCAGGTCGCGCCCACCGTCGAGGAGTTGACGGACCGCCGCACGGAGGTGGGACCGCGCGCCGGTGACTACCCGACCGGCTCCTGGGGCGACGAGTCCCGCGACTACCACGTGTGTGTGCAGGTCCCGACCGCCGACCTCGGCCAGGAGATGCTCGCCGCCCGCGTCTCCCTGGTGATCCCGCAGCCGGACGGCTCGGCGCAGACGCTGTCGCAGGGTCTCGTCCGCGCGGTCTGGACGGACGACATGGCCGCTTCTACGTCGATCAACCCCCAGGTCGCGCACTACACGGGCCAGGCCGAACTGGCCCAGGTCATCCAGCAGGGTCTGGACGCGCGCAAATCGGGCGACGTGGACGGGGCCACGGCGAAACTGGGCCGCGCGGTGCAGCTCGCGGCGCTCTCCGGAAACGCGGATACGGCGAAACTGCTTTCGAAGGTGGTGGACGTGGTGGATGCCGCGGAAGGTACTGTTCGATTGAAAGCGAAGGTCGCGGAGGCCGACGAGATGACTCTCGAAACCCGGTCCACCAAGACGGTTCGCGTGAAGAAGTAGCAGCTCAGCAGCTGCTCCGTAGCGATACAGACTGACGTACGAGTACGGACCAGTACGGACGAGTACGTACGAAGGAGAGGGGGAAGCGCCGACATGCCGACCTGCCCGAACGGACACCAGTCGGGTTCCGACGACTGGTGCGAGGTCTGCGGTCACCGCATGGCCGGTGCCGTGCCCCCGCCCCCTCCGCCGCCTCCGGCCGCCGGTTACGGCTACCCCCAGCAGCCGCAGGCGCCGCAGGGTGGGGGCGGAGCGCCGGAGCTGTGCCCGCAGTGCCGTACGCCGCGTGAAGGCGGCGCCCCGTTCTGTGAGGAGTGCCGTTGGAACTTCCTCACGAACACGGCGACGTCGTACACCCCGGCGGCCCCGAACCCGCCGCTGCCGAACTCCTCCGGCGGGCCGCAGGGCCCGAACCCGGCGCTGCGTTTCCAGCAGCCGCCGCAGGGCGCCGACCCGTACGAGTACCAGGGCTCGCGCCCCTCACAGGTGAACCGGCCGGCCGAGCCGATCCCGCCGAACCCGTTCGGTGGCGAGCCCTCGGGCCCGGTCCCGCCGCCCGGTCCGAACGGCACGGGCGGGGGTGTCCCGCAGGCGTTCCAGCAGCGGCCGCCCGCTCCGGCGCCCGCGCAGCCGGGGCCGCCCGCGCCGCCGCCGTTCCCCGACTACCCGCAGGCGCCGCATCCGCAGGGTCCGCCGCCGCCTCCGCCCGGACCCTCGCCGTCGTTCGGCGGGGGCGGGACGAGCGGGGACGACTGGGTGATCTCGCCGCCGTCGTCGCCGTCGACCGCGCCGGAGGGTCCGCCGTCGCAGGGCTACCCGCAGCAGGGGCAGGGCTACCAGCAGCCTCCGCAGCCGCAGCAGCCCCAGCAGCCGATGGGCTGGTCGGCGACGATCGGTCCCGACCGCGAGTACTTCATGGCGATGATGCACCGCAGCGGTCCCGAGGCGTCGGGCCTGAACCTGCCCGCGTACTCGCCGGAGCAGCAGCGCCGGCTCACCGGGAACCAGATCACGATCGGCCGTCGCCGGCACTCGACCGGTGACACCCCCGACATCGATCTGTCGGTGCCGCCGGAGGACCCGGGTGTCTCGCACTCGCACGCGGTGCTCGTGCAGCAGCCGGACGGCACATGGGCGGTCGTCGACCAGAACTCGACGAACGGCACGACGGTCAACGGCGGCGAGGAGCCGATCCAGCCGTTCGTCCCGGTACCGCTCCAGGACGGCGACCGGGTGCACGTCGGCGCCTGGACCACGATCACGATCCACCGGGGCTGAGCGCTCCGTCCGGTCGCCGGGGGCGGCCCGTCGTGCGGGGAACCGCGCGACGGGCCGCCCCCGTCAGTACCTGTGCTTCAGGGCCTACACCCCCGGCAGCGCCCACACGTAAGGCCCCCCGGGGTCGTCCAGCCAGGCCCATTCCCGGCCGCCCTCCACGGTCAGCCCGAACCGGTCACGGGTCGGCCTGCCCTCCCGCTCCCAGAGGGCGACCACCTCGCGCGGGTCGAGACAGCCCGCGGTCAGCGTCAGCAGGAAGCGGAACAGCTCGTCCCGCAGCAGGCGCCGCGGCAGCCCTCCGACGTACGGCTCCGCCACCTCCCCCGCGTCCCCGCGCAGCGCCACGAAGTACGCCGCCGTGCGCAGGAACCGCCCCTCGGCGTGCCCCGCGTCCGTCACGGTCAGCGCGACCAGGCCGGTCGAGACGGGCGCCAGGATCCGCGCCCCGGACGGCACTGGCCCACCCACGCCACCGGCACCGCGCGCAGCGCGCACGTCGCGATGATCCGGTCGTACGGCGCCCGCTCGGGGCAGCCGCGCGTCCCGTCCCCGGTGACGACGGCCGGCCGGTACCCCGCGGCGGTGAGATGCGTCCGCGCCGACTCGGTGATCTCCGGGTCGAGGTCGACCGTGGTGACGTGGTCGTCGCCGAGGCGGTGGGCGAGCAGGGCCGCGTTGTAACCGGTGCCCGCGCCGATCTCCAGGACCCGGTCCCCGTCCCGTACGTCCAGGTCCACCAGCATCCTGGCCATCAGCGACGGCTGGCTGCTGGACGAGACGAGGTGCCCGTCGCGCAGCCGGGTGGCCAGCGGCTGGTCGGCGTACGCGCCGCGCAGCCACCGCGCCCGGCGCTCGGGGTCGGGGTGCTCGCCCCACAGCCGTTCGTAGCCGCCGGGCACGCCGAGGAAGTAGTAGGGCACGAAGACATGGCGCGGGACCTGCGCGAACGCCGACCGCCACCTCGTGTCCGCGACCCACGCGCCGCTCGCCTCGATCTCGCGTACGAGCCCGGCCCGCGCCCGTACCGCGAGGACGCCGAGGTCCTCCGTATGGTCTGCGCCCATATGTCCACTGTGCTGCCGCGGCGCCGAAACAGCGAGCCCCCGCGGGCCCGGCGACCGGTCCTAAGCCCCGAGTCCTCGGCCACCCCGTCTGAGACCATGGACGGGTGACTGAGATCCCGCGCGACACGCTTCAGGAGCAGACGTTCTACGAGCAGGTGGGCGGCGAGGAGACGTTCCGCCGTCTCGTGCACCGCTTCTACCAGGGCGTCGCCCAGGACCCGCTGCTGCGCCCCATGTACCCGGAGGAGGACCTGGGCCCCGCCGAGGAGCGGTTCGCGCTGTTCCTCATGCAGTACTGGGGCGGCCCGCGCACGTACAGCGACCACCGGGGGCACCCGCGTCTGCGGATGCGGCACGCGCCGTTCCGGGTGGACCGGGCGGCGCACGACGCGTGGCTGAAACACATGCGCGTCGCGGTGGACGAGATCGGCCTGTCCGAGGAGCACGAGCGGACGCTGTGGAACTACCTGACGTACGCGGCGGCCTCCATGGTGAACACGGAGGGCTGAGGCCGCCGGGCCCACGGCGGACACCTCTCGCCGGACACCTCTCCCCGGTATCCGGTCGGTAGCCGGTCCAGACCTCTTCCCCAAACCCCACGCCCTCTGACAACATCCGGACAGACTTTCGGGGGCGAACAGAGCGGAACGGCGAGGCGGGGGCTTCAGGGGTGTGGGGTTTTGTCCTGCTACGGGTGCGGGCGCATCGGCTGCTGCTGACCGCGGCCGTGCTCGCCGTGCTGCTGACGACGTCGGTGCTCGCGATGCTCAGCGCCTTCTCCGGCGCGATCGGTGACGCCGCGCTGCGGCACTCCCTGCGCACCCGCGACGCGGCGACGACCGCGCTCGTGGTCCGCGCCGACGTCCCCGCGGACGCCAGGAAGAAGGCCGTCGCCGCGCTCGGCCGGGGCACGCGGCACATCTTCGACGGACTCCCCGTGCACCGGGAGTCGTTCACCCGCTCCGGCGCGTACGGCCTGCCGCACACCGGGTCCGGCGACAAACCGGACCTGACCAAGTTCGCCGCGATCGAACCGTCCGAGGTGAAGATCACATCCGGGCGGCTGCCGCGCGCCCGCACGGGCCCCGTGGTCGAGGCGGCGCTGCCGCAGATCGCCGCACGGGCGCTCAAGCTGAAGCCGGGCGCCCGGCTCACCCTCACCGACCGGCTCGGCGGCCCCAAGATCCGCGTCGAACTGACCGGCGTCTACCGCCCCGCCCGGCCGCAGTCCCCGTACTGGACGCTCGACGAGCTCGGCGGGCGCGGCGTGCAGAAGCTGGGCTTCACCACGTACGGGCCGCTGCTCGCCGACCCGTCCGTCGTGGAGGGCGGCCGGGTCAGCGACGGGCAGTCCGCGTGGCTGGCGACGGCGGACTTCTCCACCCTGACCACCGACCGCATCGACGCCCTGCGCGACGCCGCCCGCACCGGCACCCGGAAACTGCTGCACGACAAGGAACTGGCCGGCACGACGGCGGTGGGCACCTCACTGCCCGACGTCCTGGACCGGGCGGAGCGGGCCCTGCTCGTCGCCCGCTCCACACTGCTGATCGTGGCCCTGCAACTGGTGCTCCTCGCCGGGTACGCGCTGCTGCTCGTGGCGCGGCTGCTGAGCGTCGAACGGGCCGGGGAGACCTGGACGCTGCGCTCGCGCGGCGGATCGCGGGGCCGGATCACCGGGCTCGCCGCGAGCGAGGCGCTGCTGCTCGCGCTGCCCGCCGCGGTGTGCGCGCCGCTGCTCGCAGGCCCCTCACCCAACTCGTCGCCTCGCAGGGGGCGCTGTCCCGGATCGGGCTGCGCCTGGACGTGGGTCCGGGCACGGGGTCGGTATGGCTGGTGGCCGTGGGCGTCGCGGTGGGCTGCGCGCTCGCGGTGACGGTGCCCGCGCTGACCGCGCAGGGACCGCAGGGCGGGCGGGCCAAGGCGCTGCCCGCGCCGGTGCGGGCAGGGGCCGACGTGGGCCTGCTCGTCATCGCCGCGGTCGCGTACTGGCAGTTGGACCGGCAGACCGCGGGTTCGGGTGGTTCGGGCGCGATCACCGCGGACCGCGGCGGATCGCTCGGCATCGACCCGCTCCTGGTCGTGGCGCCCGCGCTCGCCCTGCTCGCCGGCACGGTCCTGACACTGCGGCTGCTGCCGCCGGTGGCGCGGCTCGCGGAGCGCCGGGCGGCGAGCGGGCGCGGGCTGCCCATGGCGCTCGCCGGCTGGCAGTTCAGCCGCCGCCCGATGCGCGGCGCGGGCCCGGTCCTGCTGCTCGTCCTCGCCGTCGCGATGGGCGTCCTCGCGATCGGCCAGGGCGCGTCGTGGGACCGCTCGCAGGAGGACCAGGCGGACTTCCGCTCGGGCGCCGACGTACGCGTCCTCGCGACCGAACCGGGCATGGACCAGGTGGCGCGGTACGCGACCGTGCCCGGCGTGCGGGACGCCGCGCCCGCCTACCGGATGTCCGTCCCCCTCGACAGCGGCCGCTCCGGCACGGTCCTCGCACTGGACACCGCGCACGTGAAGAACGGCCTGATGCTCCGCGACGACCTCGCGGACGCGCCACCGCGCACCATCGTCGCGGCGCTCAGCCCGAAGACGGGCACCGACCCGGGCGTACGGCTGCCGGCCAAGGCCGACCGCCTGCGCCTGACCCTGCGCGCCACCGACCTGAAGGCCGAGGGCACCCCCGACCCCGACCGGGCGACGACCGTGTCCGCGACCGTCCAGGACCGCTACGGGCTCACGTACCGGCTGCTCGTCGGTGACCTGCCGCTCGACGGCCGCGCCCACCGCCTCGACGTCGGCCTCGGGCAGGCGGCGGGCCCG includes:
- a CDS encoding VWA domain-containing protein, whose translation is MANFSKSNVPQFSVEVYQNEYLPDGGREVNAIVTVTSTGGTVGGAVAAPQLFGAGGGADAAVALMVDCSGSMDYPATKMRGAREASAAAIDTLRDGVHFAVIAGTHVAKEVYPGGGRLAVADPATRGQAKQALRKLSAGGGTAIGTWLRLADRLLSSADVSIRHGILLTDGRNEHESPQDLRATLDACAGRFTCDARGVGTDWEVKEVTGIASALLGTADIVADPAHLAEDFTQMMETAMGKEVADVALRLWTPLGSEIKFVKQVAPTVEELTDRRTEVGPRAGDYPTGSWGDESRDYHVCVQVPTADLGQEMLAARVSLVIPQPDGSAQTLSQGLVRAVWTDDMAASTSINPQVAHYTGQAELAQVIQQGLDARKSGDVDGATAKLGRAVQLAALSGNADTAKLLSKVVDVVDAAEGTVRLKAKVAEADEMTLETRSTKTVRVKK
- a CDS encoding serine/threonine-protein kinase, whose product is MGGGELYCDTCGLAPVVSPTGLVSSPPTGVAAGGARGSQSSSSSSRASSRASARSSSRSSQSRRSVSGRLSRSLSGSSTSRSVSVRSSGSSAGSSGRARLGVGLVKVPDVPRPDPRVMVQDNPEVPERKRFCSRSDCGAPVGRARGDRPGRTEGFCTKCGHPYSFVPKLGAGDIVHGQYEVVGCLAHGGLGWVYLAIDRAVSDRWVVLKGLLDTGDQDAMAAAISERRFLAEIEHSNIVRIYNFVEHLDQRTGSMDGYIVMEYVGGKSLKEIANERRTPDGKRDPLAVEQACAYGIEALEALGHLHSRNLLYCDFKVDNAIQTEDQLKLIDMGAVRRMDDDESAIYGTVGYQAPEVAEVGPSIASDLYTVARTLAVLTFDFQGYTNVFVDSLPDPDNIEVFRRYESFYRLLVRATDPDPARRFASAQEMAEQLTGVLREVVALQTNRPRPALSTLFGPEVKVTDTELFGRFDGAVSRLGVRQVPVRRKAARTAVGAAPEQPALPPSPVSLVKVLNAPATALALPVPRVDPADPNAGFLAGLMASAPAELISALHAAPTGSLELRLRELRARLEMGELDSAVRGLAALEADHPDDWRVVWYRGVAALATGDHASAALSFDAIYDAFPGEPAPKLALGVCAEVLGQLDNAAEYYRLVWSTDPSYVSAAFGLARVQLAAGDRGGAVRTLESVPESSIHYTAARVASVRARLRGRMSESLNGDPLLNDLTAAAGQVEALDAFGLDAVRRELLSTEVLGTALDWVLSGRQGSGQPQGPVRTVVLGNDLDERGLRLGLERSYRTLARLAQRGEERIELVERANRYRPRTWV
- a CDS encoding FHA domain-containing protein yields the protein MPTCPNGHQSGSDDWCEVCGHRMAGAVPPPPPPPPAAGYGYPQQPQAPQGGGGAPELCPQCRTPREGGAPFCEECRWNFLTNTATSYTPAAPNPPLPNSSGGPQGPNPALRFQQPPQGADPYEYQGSRPSQVNRPAEPIPPNPFGGEPSGPVPPPGPNGTGGGVPQAFQQRPPAPAPAQPGPPAPPPFPDYPQAPHPQGPPPPPPGPSPSFGGGGTSGDDWVISPPSSPSTAPEGPPSQGYPQQGQGYQQPPQPQQPQQPMGWSATIGPDREYFMAMMHRSGPEASGLNLPAYSPEQQRRLTGNQITIGRRRHSTGDTPDIDLSVPPEDPGVSHSHAVLVQQPDGTWAVVDQNSTNGTTVNGGEEPIQPFVPVPLQDGDRVHVGAWTTITIHRG
- a CDS encoding PP2C family serine/threonine-protein phosphatase, whose translation is MSQKQQLAACPSCEEPLDESDRFCGACGYDLSSVPPVPDDQPTLTMGAPAVPEAPEAEPASVEWPAAPELDSSDTPAPVHLPTDLEGTDSGGSELPAAVRFDDPVPAPSAAAAPSPSPTPSASPTSPASPVSSADEFPLAAPDPRTASPEEIEAATPPSGTKMCVACRAGQVDADGYCENCGHAQPRERDHMEQELDAVAAVSDRGLRHHRNEDAFAISSAALPDGSAAVVAVVCDGVSSATRPDDASLAASRAANESLHESLPRGTHPQQAMHEAIVAAAEAVNALAHEPATAREHQPHQNAPACTFVGSIITKELLIVGWVGDSRAYWVPDDRSSPAARLTEDDSWAAQMVAAGLMNEAEAYADERAHAITGWLGADAYELEPHTASFKPDRPGVVIVCTDGLWNYAEGAGEMARVVPADAAARPLHSAQVLVGHALDGGGHDNVTVAVLPFPVPPAGAGSA
- a CDS encoding globin; the encoded protein is MTEIPRDTLQEQTFYEQVGGEETFRRLVHRFYQGVAQDPLLRPMYPEEDLGPAEERFALFLMQYWGGPRTYSDHRGHPRLRMRHAPFRVDRAAHDAWLKHMRVAVDEIGLSEEHERTLWNYLTYAAASMVNTEG